The following are encoded in a window of Geotrypetes seraphini chromosome 5, aGeoSer1.1, whole genome shotgun sequence genomic DNA:
- the GEMIN7 gene encoding gem-associated protein 7, with protein MIPGSQGWESRMDMPVPVIRLPRGPDGISRGFDLNSPRYQALGLKDYKELKQEQKARTVMREQYLRSLLAMVGQPVCFTMYEKVTVMACFGSADIDILNFQVSELQTPLGVQREALLRCPDIISYTFQLSPQHTGVQQELKEGC; from the coding sequence GAATCAAGGATGGATATGCCTGTCCCCGTTATCCGGCTACCTAGGGGACCTGATGGCATCAGTCGTGGTTTTGACCTGAATTCACCCAGGTATCAGGCTCTGGGCCTTAAGGACTACAAGGAGCTAAAGCAAGAGCAGAAGGCACGGACAGTGATGCGAGAACAATATCTGCGTAGTCTCCTGGCTATGGTGGGACAACCTGTTTGCTTCACCATGTATGAGAAAGTGACTGTCATGGCTTGCTTCGGCAGTGCCGACATTGATATTTTAAACTTCCAGGTCTCGGAGCTGCAGACACCACTGGGAGTGCAGCGAGAAGCTCTACTCCGCTGCCCTGACATCATCTCCTACACCTTCCAACTCAGCCCACAGCACACAGGGGTACAGCAAGAGCTTAAAGAGGGGTGCTGA